GTCAAATACCTGCTCTTTTACATTTAACTCTACAAAAGCATCAAATCGGGCTGTTTCATCTACTATAGAGTCCAAGTAAGCCCTATGATGCCTGTAAACATCTTTAATGTGCCTTACCCAGTTATCTATAATACCTATAGATTGGTTACCCATAGCTGCCTTAACACCACCACAACCATAGTGCCCGCATACTATTACGTGCTTTACTTTTAGTACATTAACAGCATAATCCAACACGCTAAGCATGTTCATATCAGAGTGTACTACCATATTGGCAATATTACGGTGTACAAACACCTCACCAGGTTGGGCTCCAATAATTTCGTTGGCAGGTACACGGCTATCCGAGCACCCTATCCACAACAATGGTGGCTCCTGCCCTTGCGCTAATTTTTTAAAATATTCAGGGTCTTCTGCTAATTTAGTATCCGACCACGTCTTATTGTTCTCTATTATTTTTTTATAAAACTCTACACTCATACTATTTAGTTTTAGGGGGTGCTTTTAATAAATATCTTGTTTATCTTTTCTGTCTTTTCCATTATCGTCATTGTGCGTAACAAAAACGTTGTTCTTCTCAGCGTTTTGTAACTGATAGCTTGTTTTAAAGCCAATAAGTGTTACATTTATGTTTTCCTCTTTTGCCTTTACGGTAACAAATTCCTCAATAAGGTC
The Flavobacterium litorale genome window above contains:
- the can gene encoding carbonate dehydratase encodes the protein MSVEFYKKIIENNKTWSDTKLAEDPEYFKKLAQGQEPPLLWIGCSDSRVPANEIIGAQPGEVFVHRNIANMVVHSDMNMLSVLDYAVNVLKVKHVIVCGHYGCGGVKAAMGNQSIGIIDNWVRHIKDVYRHHRAYLDSIVDETARFDAFVELNVKEQVFDLAKTSIVQGAWKNGQQLHIHGWVYGLDTGIVKDLSVNFCDNHELDKVDRLRF